The Zingiber officinale cultivar Zhangliang chromosome 9A, Zo_v1.1, whole genome shotgun sequence genome window below encodes:
- the LOC122018863 gene encoding protein SUPPRESSOR OF K(+) TRANSPORT GROWTH DEFECT 1-like isoform X5 produces MNALEYFRTHLKYEKNPKIKEAITHKFTEYLRRAEEIRAVLDDGGGSGPAANGDAAVATRPKVKPKDGEGGGEDPDRAKLRAGLTSAIITEKPNVKWNDVAGLESAKQALQEAVILPVKFPQFFTGKRRPWRAFLLYGPPGTGKSYLAKAVATEAESTFFSISSSDLVSKWMGESEKLVSNLFQMARENTPSIIFIDEIDSLCGQRGEGNESEASRRIKTELLVQMQGVGNNDQKVLVLAATNTPYALDQAVRRRFDKRIYIPLPDLKARQHMFKVHLGDTPHNLSESDFEYLAYRTEGFSGSDIAVCVKDVLFEPVRKAQDATHFYMTSEGMWLPCGPRHPAAVETTLQDLAAKGLADKILPPSITRTDFDKVLARQRPTVSKADLEVHESVWRRGLISFDACVLQLYIRRGAVYFEQQSEA; encoded by the exons ATGAACGCCCTCGAGTACTTCCGCACCCACCTTAAGTACGAGAAGAACCCCAAGATCAAGGAGGCCATCACCCACAAGTTCACGGAGTACCTGCGCCGCGCGGAGGAGATCCGCGCAGTGCTTGATGACGGCGGCGGCTCAGGTCCCGCCGCCAACGGGGACGCCGCCGTGGCCACGAGGCCCAAGGTCAAGCCCAAGGATGGCGAAGGTGGGGGCGAGGATCCTGATCGAGCGAAGCTAAGGGCGGGGCTTACCTCTGCAATAATCACGGAGAAGCCCAACGTGAAGTGGAACGATGTGGCGGGGCTCGAGAGTGCTAAGCAGGCCTTGCAGGAAGCCGTGATCTTACCCGTCAAGTTCCCTCAATTTTTCACGG GAAAGCGAAGGCCATGGAGGGCATTTCTTTTATACGGTCCACCTGGAACTGGAAAGTCATATTTGGCTAAGGCTGTTGCTACGGAGGCTGAGTCAACCTTCTTTAG TATATCTTCATCTGACCTAGTATCAAAGTGGATGGGTGAAAGTGAAAAGTTGGTTTCCAACCTTTTCCAAATGGCTCGTGAAAATACACCATCCATAATCTTCATTGATGAAATCGATTCGTTATGTGGACAACGTGGAGAAGGCAATGAAAGTGAAGCTTCTAGGAGAATCAAGACGGAACTTCTTGTGCAAATGCAG GGTGTGGGAAACAATGATCAGAAAGTTCTTGTTCTTGCTGCAACTAATACACCCTATGCTCTGGATCAG GCAGTCCGTCGACGTTTCGATAAGAGAATTTATATTCCTCTTCCTGATCTTAAAGCCAGACAACACATGTTTAAG GTACACCTGGGAGACACCCCTCATAACTTGAGTGAAAGTGATTTTGAGTATTTAGCTTATCGCACAGAAGGCTTTTCTGGTTCAGATATTGCTGTTTGT GTCAAGGATGTACTTTTTGAACCAGTTCGGAAAGCTCAAGATGCCACGCATTTCTACATGACCAGTGAGGGTATGTGGTTGCCATGTGGACCAAGACATCCAGCTGCTGTTGAGACCACACTGCAAGATCTTGCTGCAAAAGGTCTCGCTGATAAG ATCCTTCCGCCATCAATCACAAGGACAGACTTTGATAAAGTACTTGCAAGACAAAGACCAACTGTCAGCAAAGCAGATCTAGAAGTCCACGAGAGTGTTTGGAGAAGAGGGTTGATCAGTTTTGATGCTTGTGTTCTTCAGCTAT ATATACGAAGGGGAGCAGTCTATTTTGAGCAACAATCGGAGGCCTAG
- the LOC122018863 gene encoding protein SUPPRESSOR OF K(+) TRANSPORT GROWTH DEFECT 1-like isoform X1 has protein sequence MYSNFKEQAIEYVKQAVQEDNAGNYVKAFPLYMNALEYFRTHLKYEKNPKIKEAITHKFTEYLRRAEEIRAVLDDGGGSGPAANGDAAVATRPKVKPKDGEGGGEDPDRAKLRAGLTSAIITEKPNVKWNDVAGLESAKQALQEAVILPVKFPQFFTGKRRPWRAFLLYGPPGTGKSYLAKAVATEAESTFFSISSSDLVSKWMGESEKLVSNLFQMARENTPSIIFIDEIDSLCGQRGEGNESEASRRIKTELLVQMQGVGNNDQKVLVLAATNTPYALDQAVRRRFDKRIYIPLPDLKARQHMFKVHLGDTPHNLSESDFEYLAYRTEGFSGSDIAVCVKDVLFEPVRKAQDATHFYMTSEGMWLPCGPRHPAAVETTLQDLAAKGLADKILPPSITRTDFDKVLARQRPTVSKADLEVHESVWRRGLISFDACVLQLYIRRGAVYFEQQSEA, from the exons ATGTATAGCAATTTCAAGGAGCAGGCGATCGAGTACGTGAAACAGGCGGTGCAGGAGGATAATGCCGGGAACTACGTCAAGGCCTTCCCCCTCTACATGAACGCCCTCGAGTACTTCCGCACCCACCTTAAGTACGAGAAGAACCCCAAGATCAAGGAGGCCATCACCCACAAGTTCACGGAGTACCTGCGCCGCGCGGAGGAGATCCGCGCAGTGCTTGATGACGGCGGCGGCTCAGGTCCCGCCGCCAACGGGGACGCCGCCGTGGCCACGAGGCCCAAGGTCAAGCCCAAGGATGGCGAAGGTGGGGGCGAGGATCCTGATCGAGCGAAGCTAAGGGCGGGGCTTACCTCTGCAATAATCACGGAGAAGCCCAACGTGAAGTGGAACGATGTGGCGGGGCTCGAGAGTGCTAAGCAGGCCTTGCAGGAAGCCGTGATCTTACCCGTCAAGTTCCCTCAATTTTTCACGG GAAAGCGAAGGCCATGGAGGGCATTTCTTTTATACGGTCCACCTGGAACTGGAAAGTCATATTTGGCTAAGGCTGTTGCTACGGAGGCTGAGTCAACCTTCTTTAG TATATCTTCATCTGACCTAGTATCAAAGTGGATGGGTGAAAGTGAAAAGTTGGTTTCCAACCTTTTCCAAATGGCTCGTGAAAATACACCATCCATAATCTTCATTGATGAAATCGATTCGTTATGTGGACAACGTGGAGAAGGCAATGAAAGTGAAGCTTCTAGGAGAATCAAGACGGAACTTCTTGTGCAAATGCAG GGTGTGGGAAACAATGATCAGAAAGTTCTTGTTCTTGCTGCAACTAATACACCCTATGCTCTGGATCAG GCAGTCCGTCGACGTTTCGATAAGAGAATTTATATTCCTCTTCCTGATCTTAAAGCCAGACAACACATGTTTAAG GTACACCTGGGAGACACCCCTCATAACTTGAGTGAAAGTGATTTTGAGTATTTAGCTTATCGCACAGAAGGCTTTTCTGGTTCAGATATTGCTGTTTGT GTCAAGGATGTACTTTTTGAACCAGTTCGGAAAGCTCAAGATGCCACGCATTTCTACATGACCAGTGAGGGTATGTGGTTGCCATGTGGACCAAGACATCCAGCTGCTGTTGAGACCACACTGCAAGATCTTGCTGCAAAAGGTCTCGCTGATAAG ATCCTTCCGCCATCAATCACAAGGACAGACTTTGATAAAGTACTTGCAAGACAAAGACCAACTGTCAGCAAAGCAGATCTAGAAGTCCACGAGAGTGTTTGGAGAAGAGGGTTGATCAGTTTTGATGCTTGTGTTCTTCAGCTAT ATATACGAAGGGGAGCAGTCTATTTTGAGCAACAATCGGAGGCCTAG
- the LOC122018863 gene encoding protein SUPPRESSOR OF K(+) TRANSPORT GROWTH DEFECT 1-like isoform X2 — MYSNFKEQAIEYVKQAVQEDNAGNYVKAFPLYMNALEYFRTHLKYEKNPKIKEAITHKFTEYLRRAEEIRAVLDDGGGSGPAANGDAAVATRPKVKPKDGEGGGEDPDRAKLRAGLTSAIITEKPNVKWNDVAGLESAKQALQEAVILPVKFPQFFTGKRRPWRAFLLYGPPGTGKSYLAKAVATEAESTFFSISSSDLVSKWMGESEKLVSNLFQMARENTPSIIFIDEIDSLCGQRGEGNESEASRRIKTELLVQMQGVGNNDQKVLVLAATNTPYALDQAVRRRFDKRIYIPLPDLKARQHMFKVHLGDTPHNLSESDFEYLAYRTEGFSGSDIAVCVKDVLFEPVRKAQDATHFYMTSEGMWLPCGPRHPAAVETTLQDLAAKGLADKILPPSITRTDFDKVLARQRPTVSKADLEVHESVWRRGLISFDACVLQLCECTLYTKGSSLF; from the exons ATGTATAGCAATTTCAAGGAGCAGGCGATCGAGTACGTGAAACAGGCGGTGCAGGAGGATAATGCCGGGAACTACGTCAAGGCCTTCCCCCTCTACATGAACGCCCTCGAGTACTTCCGCACCCACCTTAAGTACGAGAAGAACCCCAAGATCAAGGAGGCCATCACCCACAAGTTCACGGAGTACCTGCGCCGCGCGGAGGAGATCCGCGCAGTGCTTGATGACGGCGGCGGCTCAGGTCCCGCCGCCAACGGGGACGCCGCCGTGGCCACGAGGCCCAAGGTCAAGCCCAAGGATGGCGAAGGTGGGGGCGAGGATCCTGATCGAGCGAAGCTAAGGGCGGGGCTTACCTCTGCAATAATCACGGAGAAGCCCAACGTGAAGTGGAACGATGTGGCGGGGCTCGAGAGTGCTAAGCAGGCCTTGCAGGAAGCCGTGATCTTACCCGTCAAGTTCCCTCAATTTTTCACGG GAAAGCGAAGGCCATGGAGGGCATTTCTTTTATACGGTCCACCTGGAACTGGAAAGTCATATTTGGCTAAGGCTGTTGCTACGGAGGCTGAGTCAACCTTCTTTAG TATATCTTCATCTGACCTAGTATCAAAGTGGATGGGTGAAAGTGAAAAGTTGGTTTCCAACCTTTTCCAAATGGCTCGTGAAAATACACCATCCATAATCTTCATTGATGAAATCGATTCGTTATGTGGACAACGTGGAGAAGGCAATGAAAGTGAAGCTTCTAGGAGAATCAAGACGGAACTTCTTGTGCAAATGCAG GGTGTGGGAAACAATGATCAGAAAGTTCTTGTTCTTGCTGCAACTAATACACCCTATGCTCTGGATCAG GCAGTCCGTCGACGTTTCGATAAGAGAATTTATATTCCTCTTCCTGATCTTAAAGCCAGACAACACATGTTTAAG GTACACCTGGGAGACACCCCTCATAACTTGAGTGAAAGTGATTTTGAGTATTTAGCTTATCGCACAGAAGGCTTTTCTGGTTCAGATATTGCTGTTTGT GTCAAGGATGTACTTTTTGAACCAGTTCGGAAAGCTCAAGATGCCACGCATTTCTACATGACCAGTGAGGGTATGTGGTTGCCATGTGGACCAAGACATCCAGCTGCTGTTGAGACCACACTGCAAGATCTTGCTGCAAAAGGTCTCGCTGATAAG ATCCTTCCGCCATCAATCACAAGGACAGACTTTGATAAAGTACTTGCAAGACAAAGACCAACTGTCAGCAAAGCAGATCTAGAAGTCCACGAGAGTGTTTGGAGAAGAGGGTTGATCAGTTTTGATGCTTGTGTTCTTCAGCTATGTGAGTGCACATT ATATACGAAGGGGAGCAGTCTATTTTGA
- the LOC122018863 gene encoding protein SUPPRESSOR OF K(+) TRANSPORT GROWTH DEFECT 1-like isoform X4 — translation MYSNFKEQAIEYVKQAVQEDNAGNYVKAFPLYMNALEYFRTHLKYEKNPKIKEAITHKFTEYLRRAEEIRAVLDDGGGSGPAANGDAAVATRPKVKPKDGEGGGEDPDRAKLRAGLTSAIITEKPNVKWNDVAGLESAKQALQEAVILPVKFPQFFTGKRRPWRAFLLYGPPGTGKSYLAKAVATEAESTFFSISSSDLVSKWMGESEKLVSNLFQMARENTPSIIFIDEIDSLCGQRGEGNESEASRRIKTELLVQMQGVGNNDQKVLVLAATNTPYALDQAVRRRFDKRIYIPLPDLKARQHMFKVHLGDTPHNLSESDFEYLAYRTEGFSGSDIAVCVKDVLFEPVRKAQDATHFYMTSEGMWLPCGPRHPAAVETTLQDLAAKGLADKILPPSITRTDFDKVLARQRPTVSKADLEVHESVWRRGLISFDACVLQLLGERLSK, via the exons ATGTATAGCAATTTCAAGGAGCAGGCGATCGAGTACGTGAAACAGGCGGTGCAGGAGGATAATGCCGGGAACTACGTCAAGGCCTTCCCCCTCTACATGAACGCCCTCGAGTACTTCCGCACCCACCTTAAGTACGAGAAGAACCCCAAGATCAAGGAGGCCATCACCCACAAGTTCACGGAGTACCTGCGCCGCGCGGAGGAGATCCGCGCAGTGCTTGATGACGGCGGCGGCTCAGGTCCCGCCGCCAACGGGGACGCCGCCGTGGCCACGAGGCCCAAGGTCAAGCCCAAGGATGGCGAAGGTGGGGGCGAGGATCCTGATCGAGCGAAGCTAAGGGCGGGGCTTACCTCTGCAATAATCACGGAGAAGCCCAACGTGAAGTGGAACGATGTGGCGGGGCTCGAGAGTGCTAAGCAGGCCTTGCAGGAAGCCGTGATCTTACCCGTCAAGTTCCCTCAATTTTTCACGG GAAAGCGAAGGCCATGGAGGGCATTTCTTTTATACGGTCCACCTGGAACTGGAAAGTCATATTTGGCTAAGGCTGTTGCTACGGAGGCTGAGTCAACCTTCTTTAG TATATCTTCATCTGACCTAGTATCAAAGTGGATGGGTGAAAGTGAAAAGTTGGTTTCCAACCTTTTCCAAATGGCTCGTGAAAATACACCATCCATAATCTTCATTGATGAAATCGATTCGTTATGTGGACAACGTGGAGAAGGCAATGAAAGTGAAGCTTCTAGGAGAATCAAGACGGAACTTCTTGTGCAAATGCAG GGTGTGGGAAACAATGATCAGAAAGTTCTTGTTCTTGCTGCAACTAATACACCCTATGCTCTGGATCAG GCAGTCCGTCGACGTTTCGATAAGAGAATTTATATTCCTCTTCCTGATCTTAAAGCCAGACAACACATGTTTAAG GTACACCTGGGAGACACCCCTCATAACTTGAGTGAAAGTGATTTTGAGTATTTAGCTTATCGCACAGAAGGCTTTTCTGGTTCAGATATTGCTGTTTGT GTCAAGGATGTACTTTTTGAACCAGTTCGGAAAGCTCAAGATGCCACGCATTTCTACATGACCAGTGAGGGTATGTGGTTGCCATGTGGACCAAGACATCCAGCTGCTGTTGAGACCACACTGCAAGATCTTGCTGCAAAAGGTCTCGCTGATAAG ATCCTTCCGCCATCAATCACAAGGACAGACTTTGATAAAGTACTTGCAAGACAAAGACCAACTGTCAGCAAAGCAGATCTAGAAGTCCACGAGAGTGTTTGGAGAAGAGGGTTGATCAGTTTTGATGCTTGTGTTCTTCAGCTAT TGGGAGAACGGCTTTCTAAATGA
- the LOC122018863 gene encoding protein SUPPRESSOR OF K(+) TRANSPORT GROWTH DEFECT 1-like isoform X3: MYSNFKEQAIEYVKQAVQEDNAGNYVKAFPLYMNALEYFRTHLKYEKNPKIKEAITHKFTEYLRRAEEIRAVLDDGGGSGPAANGDAAVATRPKVKPKDGEGGGEDPDRAKLRAGLTSAIITEKPNVKWNDVAGLESAKQALQEAVILPVKFPQFFTGKRRPWRAFLLYGPPGTGKSYLAKAVATEAESTFFSISSSDLVSKWMGESEKLVSNLFQMARENTPSIIFIDEIDSLCGQRGEGNESEASRRIKTELLVQMQGVGNNDQKVLVLAATNTPYALDQAVRRRFDKRIYIPLPDLKARQHMFKVHLGDTPHNLSESDFEYLAYRTEGFSGSDIAVCVKDVLFEPVRKAQDATHFYMTSEGMWLPCGPRHPAAVETTLQDLAAKGLADKILPPSITRTDFDKVLARQRPTVSKADLEVHESVWRRGLISFDACVLQLCECTFGRTAF, from the exons ATGTATAGCAATTTCAAGGAGCAGGCGATCGAGTACGTGAAACAGGCGGTGCAGGAGGATAATGCCGGGAACTACGTCAAGGCCTTCCCCCTCTACATGAACGCCCTCGAGTACTTCCGCACCCACCTTAAGTACGAGAAGAACCCCAAGATCAAGGAGGCCATCACCCACAAGTTCACGGAGTACCTGCGCCGCGCGGAGGAGATCCGCGCAGTGCTTGATGACGGCGGCGGCTCAGGTCCCGCCGCCAACGGGGACGCCGCCGTGGCCACGAGGCCCAAGGTCAAGCCCAAGGATGGCGAAGGTGGGGGCGAGGATCCTGATCGAGCGAAGCTAAGGGCGGGGCTTACCTCTGCAATAATCACGGAGAAGCCCAACGTGAAGTGGAACGATGTGGCGGGGCTCGAGAGTGCTAAGCAGGCCTTGCAGGAAGCCGTGATCTTACCCGTCAAGTTCCCTCAATTTTTCACGG GAAAGCGAAGGCCATGGAGGGCATTTCTTTTATACGGTCCACCTGGAACTGGAAAGTCATATTTGGCTAAGGCTGTTGCTACGGAGGCTGAGTCAACCTTCTTTAG TATATCTTCATCTGACCTAGTATCAAAGTGGATGGGTGAAAGTGAAAAGTTGGTTTCCAACCTTTTCCAAATGGCTCGTGAAAATACACCATCCATAATCTTCATTGATGAAATCGATTCGTTATGTGGACAACGTGGAGAAGGCAATGAAAGTGAAGCTTCTAGGAGAATCAAGACGGAACTTCTTGTGCAAATGCAG GGTGTGGGAAACAATGATCAGAAAGTTCTTGTTCTTGCTGCAACTAATACACCCTATGCTCTGGATCAG GCAGTCCGTCGACGTTTCGATAAGAGAATTTATATTCCTCTTCCTGATCTTAAAGCCAGACAACACATGTTTAAG GTACACCTGGGAGACACCCCTCATAACTTGAGTGAAAGTGATTTTGAGTATTTAGCTTATCGCACAGAAGGCTTTTCTGGTTCAGATATTGCTGTTTGT GTCAAGGATGTACTTTTTGAACCAGTTCGGAAAGCTCAAGATGCCACGCATTTCTACATGACCAGTGAGGGTATGTGGTTGCCATGTGGACCAAGACATCCAGCTGCTGTTGAGACCACACTGCAAGATCTTGCTGCAAAAGGTCTCGCTGATAAG ATCCTTCCGCCATCAATCACAAGGACAGACTTTGATAAAGTACTTGCAAGACAAAGACCAACTGTCAGCAAAGCAGATCTAGAAGTCCACGAGAGTGTTTGGAGAAGAGGGTTGATCAGTTTTGATGCTTGTGTTCTTCAGCTATGTGAGTGCACATT TGGGAGAACGGCTTTCTAA
- the LOC122018864 gene encoding 60S ribosomal protein L26-1-like translates to MKYNPRVSSSRRKCRKAHFTAPSSVRRVLMSAPLSTDLRNKYSVRSVPVRKDDEVQVVRGTYKGREGKVVQVYRRKWVIHVERITREKVNGSTVNVGINPSKVVITKLKLDKDRKALLDRKARGRAADKAKGKFTADEVAAGGAASLQEID, encoded by the coding sequence ATGAAGTACAATCCCAGAGTGTCGAGCTCCCGCCGGAAGTGCCGGAAGGCGCATTTCACGGCTCCATCGAGCGTCCGGCGGGTGCTTATGAGCGCGCCGCTTTCCACCGATCTGAGGAACAAGTACAGCGTGCGGTCGGTCCCGGTGCGGAAGGACGACGAGGTGCAGGTGGTGCGCGGCACTTACAAGGGACGAGAAGGAAAGGTCGTGCAGGTTTACCGTCGGAAGTGGGTCATCCACGTCGAGCGCATCACCAGGGAGAAGGTTAACGGTTCCACCGTCAACGTAGGCATCAACCCTTCCAAGGTAGTCATCACCAAACTCAAGCTCGACAAGGACCGCAAGGCTCTACTCGATCGCAAGGCTCGTGGTCGTGCCGCTGACAAGGCCAAGGGCAAATTCACGGCAGATGAGGTTGCTGCTGGAGGAGCTGCTTCTCTTCAGGAGATCGACTGA
- the LOC122020064 gene encoding histone-lysine N-methyltransferase 2D-like encodes MESASAGASAPGYPDSVDSSPRSRGGDSWDEPLSSTAAASSRIRVMCSYGGRILPRPTDKSLCYLGGETRMVVIDRHATLTDLSAKLSRDLLGGTPFTLKYQLPNEDLDSLISVSTDEDLENMIDELDRITAAPATSGSGSGSGSRRSARLRLFLFPSKFDSAPSSAIGSLIDESKSESWFVDALNSAIHSMGMEENPRGSTDSASINCLLGLDDDSSVHSRGGGRQLEPERPILPRPDSSGRLGRHGQEVQSVPGSPMLDKASSFGSTSSAPLSNLPPIPVPSIDRATEHQDDHSSRMNQSPVSASKQRAEEVFKDAGHAPPPRQFPSIPLPVVSASSPVISPTENPNREFSDDDRPDQGDFRKPTQLPTPTQNNDFTRGPASRVMNSNPNSEPKIPYDAGYYVSPPVSELPAYERPSMQPEQLQQQQPHIHIHQQHPQFMPANTHYMHQTATGTVLSMPPYYSIASHSMQQAPQVHSLDPQIPVFYMPVHHTTPYNLAAVQPNLTDPNTLPSLGKPSAPVQGVPTRPGIPATAYGTAAIGPASAPSALQPQLVHVAGNQSHPYAGAGYHVVQHPHLSQTPATMANYSYEMPAATGHPQLYHSLAASQPALPRQYQTPSSTVVIHEGVDANTSKSP; translated from the exons ATGGAATCGGCGTCGGCGGGCGCCTCCGCACCTGGATACCCAGATTCCGTCGACTCCTCGCCTCGATCCCGCGGCGGCGACTCGTGGGACGAGCCGTTATCGTCCACCGCCGCGGCCTCGTCGCGCATCCGCGTCATGTGCAGCTACGGCGGGCGCATCCTCCCCCGCCCCACCGACAAGTCCCTCTGTTACCTAGGCGGCGAGACGCGCATGGTCGTCATCGACCGTCACGCCACCCTCACTGACCTTTCCGCCAAGCTTTCACGCGACCTCCTCGGCGGCACCCCCTTCACCCTCAAGTACCAGCTCCCCAAcgaggatcttgattccctcaTCTCCGTCTCCACTGACGAGGACCTCGAGAACATGATTGACGAGCTTGATCGCATCACCGCCGCCCCGGCCACTTCTGGAAGCGGCAGCGGCAGCGGCTCGAGGCGCTCCGCCCGCCTTCGTCTGTTTCTCTTCCCCTCAAAGTTTGATTCGGCGCCTTCTTCTGCTATCGGGTCACTGATCGACGAGTCCAAGTCGGAGAGTTGGTTCGTCGATGCTCTCAATAGCGCGATTCACAGCATGGGCATGGAGGAAAACCCTCGGGGTTCCACTGACTCCGCCTCAATCAATTGTCTTCTTGGCCTCGACGACGATTCCTCCGTCCATTCGCGCGGGGGCGGTAGACAACTGGAACCAGAGCGCCCCATCCTCCCTCGTCCCGACTCCTCTGGTAGGCTCGGACGCCATGGCCAAGAAGTCCAATCTGTCCCCGGTTCGCCAATGCTCGATAAGGCTTCTTCCTTCGGATCTACCTCATCTGCTCCCCTCTCCAATCTTCCACCCATCCCCGTTCCTTCCATCGATCGGGCCACCGAGCACCAGGATGATCACTCCTCCCGCATGAATCAATCACCCGTCTCCGCCTCCAAGCAAAGGGCCGAAGAGGTTTTCAAAGATGCAGGCCATGCTCCTCCTCCTCGCCAGTTTCCGTCCATCCCTCTCCCGGTCGTCTCTGCTTCATCTCCCGTGATCTCCCCAACCGAAAACCCGAATAGAGAATTCTCCGACGATGATAGGCCTGATCAAGGAGACTTCAGGAAGCCGACGCAGCTTCCGACGCCCACCCAAAACAATGACTTCACTCGTGGTCCAGCGTCAAG ggtcatgaactcaaatccaAACTCAGAACCTAAGATCCCTTATGACGCTGGCTATTATGTATCACCGCCAGTCTCTGAATTACCAGCTTATGAGAGGCCTTCAATGCAACCAGAGCAACTACAGCAGCAACAGCCCCATATCCATATTCATCAACAGCATCCACAATTTATGCCGGCGAATACTCATTACATGCATCAAACAGCAACTGGAACCGTTCTCTCGATGCCCCCCTACTACTCTATTGCCAGCCACTCAATGCAGCAAGCACCACAAGTCCATTCACTTGATCCCCAGATTCCGGTGTTCTACATGCCTGTTCACCATACCACACCTTACAATTTGGCAGCAGTTCAGCCCAATTTAACAGATCCAAATACTTTACCATCTCTAGGAAAGCCATCAGCGCCTGTCCAAGGAGTTCCAACAAGGCCTGGAATTCCAGCGACTGCATATGGAACGGCAGCAATTGGCCCTGCATCTGCACCTTCTGCACTGCAACCCCAATTAGTCCATGTTGCAGGCAATCAATCCCACCCTTATGCTGGAGCAGGGTATCATGTCGTGCAGCATCCTCACTTATCTCAGACCCCTGCAACAATGGCTAATTATAGCTACGAAATGCCCGCTGCCACTGGCCATCCTCAGCTGTACCACTCTCTGGCGGCCTCCCAACCAGCGTTACCCCGGCAGTATCAGACACCCAGCTCCACAGTTGTGATTCATGAAGGAGTAGATGCAAACACATCAAAATCACCATGA
- the LOC122018499 gene encoding protein PLASTID MOVEMENT IMPAIRED 2-like, producing the protein MERNHRKKASENCTKQQINRLELDKKKRDAESEIDQLLSQLNLTVSDIHSLQNEVKLIRSMGKNSHDGCSIKCGVEKASLAQAADAELEAAKKELLSFKEEGFKLMDGMDAIREEIRHVAKEKQRSSSISKRLESIVEQLNYELRSSKSKLEVASSAQKRASDIVSDLPADLRRLQADRDAAERDAQSTHEAIEAFRSELMKTESSVLYVEERLQAAMEEMKAAITFEAIAEQKLRAIADSNSRNRANSSLYGSSTVTVSKFEHYLIEQAKAAQEIAGQKVEAAQAWIEALATGKDGDHNAQRRRLSTSSRKPFVPKKTIKTKLSVHDADKKQVQSLDSKLAPETRRRSFTLSRVPDQSRRVKLRRSAGSSKAQPAVVSSDTCLAVGRKKIILKLIKFLGGSGSANKT; encoded by the exons ATGGAGAGAAATCATAGAAAAAAGGCATCGGAAAACTGCACAAAACAACAG ATTAACAGGTTAGAATTAGATAAGAAAAAACGAGATGCTGAGAGTGAGATCGACCAATTATTGTCCCAACTTAATCTCACTGTTTCGGATATCCATTCCCTGCAAAACGAGGTCAAGCTCATTAGATCGATGGGCAAGAACTCGCACGACGGTTGCTCGATAAAATGCGGCGTCGAGAAGGCTTCTCTAGCGCAGGCCGCCGACGCAGAACTGGAGGCGGCGAAGAAAGAATTGCTAAGCTTTAAGGAAGAAGGTTTCAAGCTCATGGATGGCATGGATGCTATAAGGGAAGAAATCCGCCATGTTGCTAAGGAGAAGCAGCGATCGAGCAGCATTAGCAAGAGATTAGAATCCATAGTTGAGCAATTAAACTACGAGCTCCGAAGTTCCAAGTCCAAATTGGAGGTTGCCTCGTCGGCTCAGAAGAGGGCTTCGGATATAGTCTCCGATCTCCCGGCGGATCTGCGACGGCTACAGGCAGATAGAGATGCAGCCGAAAGAGATGCACAGTCGACACATGAAGCAATCGAAGCCTTCAGATCGGAACTGATGAAGACAGAATCTAGTGTTTTGTATGTGGAAGAGAGACTTCAAGCAGCAATGGAAGAGATGAAAGCAGCAATAACGTTTGAGGCAATTGCAGAGCAGAAGCTGAGGGCAATTGCAGACAGCAACAGTAGAAACAGAGCGAACTCGTCTCTATATGGATCCAGTACTGTAACCGTATCTAAGTTTGAGCACTACTTGATCGAGCAAGCTAAGGCAGCTCAGGAGATTGCTGGCCAAAAAGTAGAAGCAGCTCAAGCATGGATAGAAGCCTTGGCAACTGGCAAAGATGGGGATCACAATGCTCAGAGAAGAAGACTTTCAACCAGTTCAAGGAAACCATTTGTGCCCAAGAAGACAATTAAAACTAAGCTCAGTGTTCACGATGCAGATAAGAAACAAGTTCAGTCTTTGGATTCGAAACTTGCTCCAGAAacgagaaggagatctttcacTCTGAGCCGAGTACCAGATCAATCCAGGAGAGTAAAGCTTAGGAGATCAGCAGGCTCATCAAAAGCACAGCCGGCTGTAGTCTCATCGGACACATGCTTAGCAGTTGGTAGAAAGAAGATCATCCTCAAGCTAATTAAGTTCCTTGGTGGAAGCGGTTCAGCAAATAAAACTTGA